One Candidatus Krumholzibacteriia bacterium genomic window carries:
- a CDS encoding GTP-binding protein, translating into MARQKFERTKDHVNVGTIGHVDHGKTTLTAAITKTLAAKGFADFQKF; encoded by the coding sequence CGCCAGAAGTTCGAACGTACGAAGGACCACGTGAACGTGGGGACGATCGGGCACGTGGATCACGGGAAGACGACGCTGACGGCTGCGATCACGAAGACGCTGGCGGCGAAGGGCTTCGCGGATTTCCAGAAGTTC